In a genomic window of Ipomoea triloba cultivar NCNSP0323 chromosome 3, ASM357664v1:
- the LOC116011954 gene encoding ABC transporter C family member 10-like isoform X2 has translation MEKLWSMFCGASGCTDQNGKPCVADLVLVTHPSSCINNMLMICFDVILLLVLLFVVLSKSTLKPTSSRGIGISRLQLICAIFNGLVGVIYLSLGIWILEEEVRRTQSMLPMHWWLLMLFHGIAWLLLSLTFTLRGKYFSQTSLKLFTILALVFAGISCCFSLTIAIVYKETTVKIALDVLSVIGASLLLLCTYKGFRFSENDLYAPLNGTANGSNKIDHVGSVSKFAEAGTLSTMTFWWLNSLMRLGRAKTLEDDDIPKLREQDRAESCYLMFMELLNKQKQRDPLSQPSILKTLIMCNQKELFVSGFFAMLKIITVSAGPMILNAFIEVAEGNASFKNEGYILAVLLFVAKCLESLSQRQWYFRCRQIGLKVRSLLTAAIYKKQMQLSNAARLTHSNGEIMNYVTVDAYRIGEFPFWLHQTWTTSLQLCFALAILFQAVGLATFASLVVIILTVLCNAPLAKLQHKFQSKLMDAQDERLKAMSEALMNMKVLKLYAWETHFKNVIESMRKVEEKWLSAVQMRKAYNSFLFWSSPVLVSTATFGACYFLGVSLRASNVFTFVATLRLVQDPIRTIPDVIGVVIQAKVSFVRIVKFLGAPELDNANVRQKHNVQNVASSAICLRSANLSWEENPLKPTLRNINLEVRHGDKVAICGEVGSGKSTLLAAILGEVPSIQGIVEVYGKIAYVSQSAWIQTGTIRDNILFGSSMDSQRYRETLEKCSLVKDLELLPYADLTEIGERGVNLSGGQKQRIQLARALYQDADIYLLDDPFSAVDAHTATSLFNEYVMGALSGKTVLLVTHQVDFLPAFDIVLLMSDGEILQAAPYQQLLASSKEFQELVAAHKETVGSERLAEVTSSQKSERSTREIGKTQLENQTKDSTGDQLIKKEEREVGDTGLKPYLQYLSQNKGYLFFSTAVLSHIIFVIGQVLQNSWMAANVENSQVSTLKLIAIYLLIGVASMVFLLTRSLSTVTLGVQSSHSLFSQLLTSLFRAPMSFYDSTPLGRILSRVSVDLSIVDLDVPFNLIFAIGASINFYSNLTVLAVVTWQVLFVSIPMVYLAIQLQRYYFSSAKELMRINGTTKSFVANHLAESVAGAMTIRAFEQEDRFFVKNLKLVDINASPFFYNFAANEWLIQRLEVISATVLASSALCMVLLPPGTFSSGFIGMALSYGLSLNMSLVFSIQNQCTIANYIISVERLKQYMHVPSEAPEIIEKNRPPVNWPTRGKVEIEDLQIRYREDTPLVLRGISCTFEGGHKIGIVGRTGSGKTTLIGALFRLVEPAGGRIVVDGIDISKIGLHDLRSRFGVIPQDPTLFNGTVRYNLDPLSQHTDNQIWEVLEKCQLKEAVEEKDKGLDSLVLEDGSNWSMGQRQLFCLGRALLRKSKILVLDEATASIDNATDMILQKTIRTEFADCTVITVAHRIPTVMDCTMVLAISDGKLVEYDEPMKLMKKEGSLYGQLVKEYWSYYQSAQSH, from the exons ATGGAGAAGCTTTGGTCTATGTTCTGTGGCGCATCAGGTTGTACAGATCAGAATGGGAAGCCCTGTGTTGCTGATTTGGTGCTTGTTACTCATCCTTCCTCCTGTATCAATAACATGTTGATGATATGTTTTGATGTTATTCTTTTGCTTGTGCTTCTATTTGTTGTGCTCTCCAAGTCCACATTAAAACCTACGAGCTCTCGTGGCATTGGCATTAGTCGTTTGCAATTGATCTGTGCCATCTTTAATGGTTTAGTGGGTGTGATATATTTGTCATTGGGAATTTGGATTTTAGAAGAGGAAGTTAGGAGAACCCAGAGCATGTTGCCTATGCATTGGTGGTTACTAATGTTGTTTCATGGGATTGCATGGTTATTATTGAGTTTGACTTTCACTCTTCGTGGAAAATACTTTTCACAAACATCACTAAAGCTTTTCACCATTCTTGCCTTGGTGTTTGCTGGAATTTCTTGTTGTTTCTCTCTCACCATTGCTATTGTTTACAAAGAAACAACTGTTAAGATAGCTTTAGATGTACTGTCTGTCATAGGAGCAAGTTTATTGCTCTTATGCACTTACAAGGGCTTTAGATTTAGTGAAAATGATCTTTATGCTCCATTAAATGGTACTGCCAATGGAAGCAACAAGATTGATCATGTAGGATCAGTCAGTAAGTTTGCTGAAGCGGGGACTTTGAGCACAATGACTTTCTGGTGGTTGAATTCATTGATGAGACTTGGGAGGGCGAAAACTCTTGAGGATGATGACATTCCCAAATTGCGTGAGCAGGATAGGGCAGAGTCATGTTACTTGATGTTTATGGAGTTACTGAACAAACAGAAACAACGGGATCCTTTGTCCCAACCTTCAATCCTGAAGACGCTAATAATGTGCAACCAGAAAGAGCTCTTTGTGTCAGGATTTTTTGCGATGCTAAAAATTATTACGGTTTCTGCTGGTCCTATGATTCTTAATGCCTTCATTGAGGTTGCAGAAGGAAATGCAAGTTTTAAAAACGAGGGATACATTTTGGCTGTACTGCTTTTCGTTGCAAAGTGCTTGGAATCTTTATCGCAAAGGCAGTGGTACTTTAGATGCAGACAAATTGGGCTAAAAGTGAGGTCATTACTAACAGCCGCCATATATAAGAAGCAAATGCAATTATCCAATGCTGCCAGGCTAACACATTCTAATGGCGAGATTATGAACTATGTCACTGTGGATGCCTATCGCATTGGAGAGTTCCCGTTTTGGTTGCACCAAACATGGACTACAAGCCTTCAACTCTGCTTTGCACTTGCAATTCTCTTTCAGGCCGTAGGGCTTGCAACCTTTGCATCCTTAGTAGTAATAATACTAACAGTGCTCTGCAATGCTCCCCTCGCAAAATTGCAGCACAAATTCCAATCCAAGTTGATGGATGCACAGGATGAAAGGCTTAAGGCCATGTCAGAAGCTCTTATGAATATGAAGGTTCTAAAATTGTATGCATGGGAAACTCATTTCAAAAACGTCATCGAGAGTATGCGGAAAGTAGAAGAAAAGTGGTTATCGGCTGTTCAGATGCGTAAAGCATATAATAGCTTTCTATTTTGGTCCTCGCCTGTATTGGTGTCAACTGCTACTTTCGGAGCGTGCTACTTTCTTGGAGTTTCATTGCGTGCAAGCAATGTGTTCACCTTTGTAGCAACTCTTCGCCTGGTTCAGGATCCTATAAGAACAATTCCTGATGTGATTGGTGTGGTGATTCAAGCTAAAGTTTCATTTGTAAGAATTGTTAAGTTTCTCGGGGCACCTGAGCTGGATAATGCAAATGTTAGACAGAAGCATAATGTCCAAAATGTTGCAAGTTCTGCAATATGTCTGAGGTCAGCTAATCTTTCGTGGGAAGAAAATCCACTAAAACCTACGCTTCGAAACATCAATTTGGAGGTTCGCCATGGTGACAAGGTTGCTATATGTGGGGAGGTTGGCTCAGGGAAATCAACTCTTCTGGCAGCAATTCTAGGAGAAGTTCCAAGCATCCAGGGAATT GTTGAGGTATATGGAAAAATTGCCTATGTTTCTCAATCAGCGTGGATTCAGACAGGAACCATTAGGGATAATATTCTATTTGGTTCTTCGATGGATAGCCAGAGATACCGGGAAACCTTAGAGAAGTGCTCACTAGTAAAGGATCTTGAGCTGCTACCCTATGCAGATTTGACTGAAATAGGAGAAAGAGGAGTCAATCTTAGTGGCGGTCAGAAGCAACGGATCCAACTTGCTCGTGCTCTATATCAAGATGCTGATATCTATCTATTGGATGATCCTTTCAGTGCTGTTGATGCACATACTGCTACCAGCCTATTCAAT GAATATGTCATGGGAGCTCTCTCGGGGAAGACTGTCTTGCTTGTGACCCATCAAGTTGATTTTCTTCCGGCATTTGATATTGTCCTG TTAATGTCAGATGGCGAAATTTTACAAGCGGCTCCCTATCAACAGTTATTGGCCTCGAGCAAAGAATTTCAAGAGCTAGTCGCTGCACACAAAGAAACCGTGGGTTCTGAAAGGCTTGCAGAGGTTACTTCTTCGCAAAAGAGCGAAAGATCTACAAGAGAAATTGGAAAGACACAACTCGAGAACCAAACTAAAGACTCTACAGGTgatcaacttattaaaaaagaagagagagaagtAGGGGACACCGGACTTAAGCCTTATTTGCAGTATCTAAGCCAGAACAAGGGCTACCTGTTCTTTTCCACCGCGGTTCTGTCACACATTATATTTGTGATTGGCCAAGTATTACAGAACTCGTGGATGGCTGCAAATGTTGAAAATTCTCAAGTTAGTACTTTGAAGCTAATCGCGATTTACTTGTTAATTGGAGTCGCCTCAATGGTATTCTTGCTGACTAGATCTCTATCGACGGTTACTCTGGGTGTGCAATCATCGCACTCTTTGTTCTCACAACTTTTAACCTCTCTTTTCCGTGCACCAATGTCATTTTATGATTCCACACCACTAGGAAGGATACTAAGTCGG GTATCGGTAGATTTGAGTATTGTTGATCTGGATGTTCCGTTTAACTTAATATTTGCAATTGGAGCAAGCATAAACTTCTATTCTAATCTTACAGTGCTAGCAGTTGTTACCTGGCAAGTCTTGTTTGTCTCCATACCAATGGTTTATCTTGCCATTCAATTACAG AGATACTACTTTTCATCTGCCAAAGAATTGATGCGTATTAATGGGACTACCAAATCGTTTGTTGCAAACCATTTAGCCGAATCTGTTGCTGGGGCGATGACAATTAGGGCATTTGAACAGGAGGATAGATTCTTTGTGAAGAATCTCAAGCTAGTTGATATAAATGCTAGCCCCTTTTTCTACAACTTTGCAGCAAACGAGTGGTTGATTCAAAGGCTAGAAGTAATCAGTGCGACTGTTCTTGCCTCATCTGCACTTTGCATGGTTTTGCTTCCTCCCGGGACTTTTAGCTCAG GCTTCATTGGGATGGCGTTATCTTATGGTCTATCGCTAAATATGTCCCTCGTCTTTTCTATCCAGAACCAGTGCACTATCGCAAACTATATCATTTCAGTGGAAAGACTAAAGCAATACATGCATGTACCAAGTGAAGCTCCTGAGATCATAGAAAAGAATCGCCCTCCAGTGAATTGGCCGACTAGGGGTAAAGTGGAGATTGAAGATTTGCAg ATCCGGTACAGGGAAGACACCCCACTTGTTCTACGTGGAATTAGTTGCACCTTTGAAGGAGGGCACAAGATTGGCATTGTAGGCAGGACTGGGAGCGGGAAGACCACACTTATCGGTGCTCTCTTTCGCCTCGTTGAGCCAGCAGGCGGCAGGATTGTGGTGGATGGAATCGACATATCTAAGATCGGGCTCCATGATTTGAGGTCTCGTTTCGGGGTTATACCACAAGATCCTACTCTTTTCAATGGAACAGTGCGATACAATCTAGACCCCCTCTCTCAGCATACTGACAACCAAATATGGGAG GTTCTTGAAAAGTGCCAACTAAAGGAGGCCGTGGAGGAAAAGGATAAAGGGCTCGACTCCTTGG TTTTGGAAGACGGATCAAACTGGAGTATGGGACAAAGACAGTTGTTTTGTCTTGGCCGTGCTTTGTTAAGGAAAAGCAAGATTTTGGTGCTAGACGAAGCCACTGCATCAATTGACAACGCCACAGACATGATTCTGCAGAAAACAATCAGAACAGAATTCGCCGATTGTACTGTGATCACAGTTGCCCATAGAATACCCACAGTTATGGATTGTACAATGGTTCTTGCCATTAGTGATG GGAAACTAGTGGAATATGATGAACCGATGAAGTTGATGAAGAAAGAAGGTTCGTTGTATGGACAACTAGTGAAGGAGTATTGGTCTTATTACCAGTCTGCACAATCACATTGA
- the LOC116011954 gene encoding ABC transporter C family member 10-like isoform X1 — MEKLWSMFCGASGCTDQNGKPCVADLVLVTHPSSCINNMLMICFDVILLLVLLFVVLSKSTLKPTSSRGIGISRLQLICAIFNGLVGVIYLSLGIWILEEEVRRTQSMLPMHWWLLMLFHGIAWLLLSLTFTLRGKYFSQTSLKLFTILALVFAGISCCFSLTIAIVYKETTVKIALDVLSVIGASLLLLCTYKGFRFSENDLYAPLNGTANGSNKIDHVGSVSKFAEAGTLSTMTFWWLNSLMRLGRAKTLEDDDIPKLREQDRAESCYLMFMELLNKQKQRDPLSQPSILKTLIMCNQKELFVSGFFAMLKIITVSAGPMILNAFIEVAEGNASFKNEGYILAVLLFVAKCLESLSQRQWYFRCRQIGLKVRSLLTAAIYKKQMQLSNAARLTHSNGEIMNYVTVDAYRIGEFPFWLHQTWTTSLQLCFALAILFQAVGLATFASLVVIILTVLCNAPLAKLQHKFQSKLMDAQDERLKAMSEALMNMKVLKLYAWETHFKNVIESMRKVEEKWLSAVQMRKAYNSFLFWSSPVLVSTATFGACYFLGVSLRASNVFTFVATLRLVQDPIRTIPDVIGVVIQAKVSFVRIVKFLGAPELDNANVRQKHNVQNVASSAICLRSANLSWEENPLKPTLRNINLEVRHGDKVAICGEVGSGKSTLLAAILGEVPSIQGIVEVYGKIAYVSQSAWIQTGTIRDNILFGSSMDSQRYRETLEKCSLVKDLELLPYADLTEIGERGVNLSGGQKQRIQLARALYQDADIYLLDDPFSAVDAHTATSLFNEYVMGALSGKTVLLVTHQVDFLPAFDIVLLMSDGEILQAAPYQQLLASSKEFQELVAAHKETVGSERLAEVTSSQKSERSTREIGKTQLENQTKDSTGDQLIKKEEREVGDTGLKPYLQYLSQNKGYLFFSTAVLSHIIFVIGQVLQNSWMAANVENSQVSTLKLIAIYLLIGVASMVFLLTRSLSTVTLGVQSSHSLFSQLLTSLFRAPMSFYDSTPLGRILSRVSVDLSIVDLDVPFNLIFAIGASINFYSNLTVLAVVTWQVLFVSIPMVYLAIQLQRYYFSSAKELMRINGTTKSFVANHLAESVAGAMTIRAFEQEDRFFVKNLKLVDINASPFFYNFAANEWLIQRLEVISATVLASSALCMVLLPPGTFSSGLLPKFIFKTGLLINFCFLKIIHNVAGFIGMALSYGLSLNMSLVFSIQNQCTIANYIISVERLKQYMHVPSEAPEIIEKNRPPVNWPTRGKVEIEDLQIRYREDTPLVLRGISCTFEGGHKIGIVGRTGSGKTTLIGALFRLVEPAGGRIVVDGIDISKIGLHDLRSRFGVIPQDPTLFNGTVRYNLDPLSQHTDNQIWEVLEKCQLKEAVEEKDKGLDSLVLEDGSNWSMGQRQLFCLGRALLRKSKILVLDEATASIDNATDMILQKTIRTEFADCTVITVAHRIPTVMDCTMVLAISDGKLVEYDEPMKLMKKEGSLYGQLVKEYWSYYQSAQSH, encoded by the exons ATGGAGAAGCTTTGGTCTATGTTCTGTGGCGCATCAGGTTGTACAGATCAGAATGGGAAGCCCTGTGTTGCTGATTTGGTGCTTGTTACTCATCCTTCCTCCTGTATCAATAACATGTTGATGATATGTTTTGATGTTATTCTTTTGCTTGTGCTTCTATTTGTTGTGCTCTCCAAGTCCACATTAAAACCTACGAGCTCTCGTGGCATTGGCATTAGTCGTTTGCAATTGATCTGTGCCATCTTTAATGGTTTAGTGGGTGTGATATATTTGTCATTGGGAATTTGGATTTTAGAAGAGGAAGTTAGGAGAACCCAGAGCATGTTGCCTATGCATTGGTGGTTACTAATGTTGTTTCATGGGATTGCATGGTTATTATTGAGTTTGACTTTCACTCTTCGTGGAAAATACTTTTCACAAACATCACTAAAGCTTTTCACCATTCTTGCCTTGGTGTTTGCTGGAATTTCTTGTTGTTTCTCTCTCACCATTGCTATTGTTTACAAAGAAACAACTGTTAAGATAGCTTTAGATGTACTGTCTGTCATAGGAGCAAGTTTATTGCTCTTATGCACTTACAAGGGCTTTAGATTTAGTGAAAATGATCTTTATGCTCCATTAAATGGTACTGCCAATGGAAGCAACAAGATTGATCATGTAGGATCAGTCAGTAAGTTTGCTGAAGCGGGGACTTTGAGCACAATGACTTTCTGGTGGTTGAATTCATTGATGAGACTTGGGAGGGCGAAAACTCTTGAGGATGATGACATTCCCAAATTGCGTGAGCAGGATAGGGCAGAGTCATGTTACTTGATGTTTATGGAGTTACTGAACAAACAGAAACAACGGGATCCTTTGTCCCAACCTTCAATCCTGAAGACGCTAATAATGTGCAACCAGAAAGAGCTCTTTGTGTCAGGATTTTTTGCGATGCTAAAAATTATTACGGTTTCTGCTGGTCCTATGATTCTTAATGCCTTCATTGAGGTTGCAGAAGGAAATGCAAGTTTTAAAAACGAGGGATACATTTTGGCTGTACTGCTTTTCGTTGCAAAGTGCTTGGAATCTTTATCGCAAAGGCAGTGGTACTTTAGATGCAGACAAATTGGGCTAAAAGTGAGGTCATTACTAACAGCCGCCATATATAAGAAGCAAATGCAATTATCCAATGCTGCCAGGCTAACACATTCTAATGGCGAGATTATGAACTATGTCACTGTGGATGCCTATCGCATTGGAGAGTTCCCGTTTTGGTTGCACCAAACATGGACTACAAGCCTTCAACTCTGCTTTGCACTTGCAATTCTCTTTCAGGCCGTAGGGCTTGCAACCTTTGCATCCTTAGTAGTAATAATACTAACAGTGCTCTGCAATGCTCCCCTCGCAAAATTGCAGCACAAATTCCAATCCAAGTTGATGGATGCACAGGATGAAAGGCTTAAGGCCATGTCAGAAGCTCTTATGAATATGAAGGTTCTAAAATTGTATGCATGGGAAACTCATTTCAAAAACGTCATCGAGAGTATGCGGAAAGTAGAAGAAAAGTGGTTATCGGCTGTTCAGATGCGTAAAGCATATAATAGCTTTCTATTTTGGTCCTCGCCTGTATTGGTGTCAACTGCTACTTTCGGAGCGTGCTACTTTCTTGGAGTTTCATTGCGTGCAAGCAATGTGTTCACCTTTGTAGCAACTCTTCGCCTGGTTCAGGATCCTATAAGAACAATTCCTGATGTGATTGGTGTGGTGATTCAAGCTAAAGTTTCATTTGTAAGAATTGTTAAGTTTCTCGGGGCACCTGAGCTGGATAATGCAAATGTTAGACAGAAGCATAATGTCCAAAATGTTGCAAGTTCTGCAATATGTCTGAGGTCAGCTAATCTTTCGTGGGAAGAAAATCCACTAAAACCTACGCTTCGAAACATCAATTTGGAGGTTCGCCATGGTGACAAGGTTGCTATATGTGGGGAGGTTGGCTCAGGGAAATCAACTCTTCTGGCAGCAATTCTAGGAGAAGTTCCAAGCATCCAGGGAATT GTTGAGGTATATGGAAAAATTGCCTATGTTTCTCAATCAGCGTGGATTCAGACAGGAACCATTAGGGATAATATTCTATTTGGTTCTTCGATGGATAGCCAGAGATACCGGGAAACCTTAGAGAAGTGCTCACTAGTAAAGGATCTTGAGCTGCTACCCTATGCAGATTTGACTGAAATAGGAGAAAGAGGAGTCAATCTTAGTGGCGGTCAGAAGCAACGGATCCAACTTGCTCGTGCTCTATATCAAGATGCTGATATCTATCTATTGGATGATCCTTTCAGTGCTGTTGATGCACATACTGCTACCAGCCTATTCAAT GAATATGTCATGGGAGCTCTCTCGGGGAAGACTGTCTTGCTTGTGACCCATCAAGTTGATTTTCTTCCGGCATTTGATATTGTCCTG TTAATGTCAGATGGCGAAATTTTACAAGCGGCTCCCTATCAACAGTTATTGGCCTCGAGCAAAGAATTTCAAGAGCTAGTCGCTGCACACAAAGAAACCGTGGGTTCTGAAAGGCTTGCAGAGGTTACTTCTTCGCAAAAGAGCGAAAGATCTACAAGAGAAATTGGAAAGACACAACTCGAGAACCAAACTAAAGACTCTACAGGTgatcaacttattaaaaaagaagagagagaagtAGGGGACACCGGACTTAAGCCTTATTTGCAGTATCTAAGCCAGAACAAGGGCTACCTGTTCTTTTCCACCGCGGTTCTGTCACACATTATATTTGTGATTGGCCAAGTATTACAGAACTCGTGGATGGCTGCAAATGTTGAAAATTCTCAAGTTAGTACTTTGAAGCTAATCGCGATTTACTTGTTAATTGGAGTCGCCTCAATGGTATTCTTGCTGACTAGATCTCTATCGACGGTTACTCTGGGTGTGCAATCATCGCACTCTTTGTTCTCACAACTTTTAACCTCTCTTTTCCGTGCACCAATGTCATTTTATGATTCCACACCACTAGGAAGGATACTAAGTCGG GTATCGGTAGATTTGAGTATTGTTGATCTGGATGTTCCGTTTAACTTAATATTTGCAATTGGAGCAAGCATAAACTTCTATTCTAATCTTACAGTGCTAGCAGTTGTTACCTGGCAAGTCTTGTTTGTCTCCATACCAATGGTTTATCTTGCCATTCAATTACAG AGATACTACTTTTCATCTGCCAAAGAATTGATGCGTATTAATGGGACTACCAAATCGTTTGTTGCAAACCATTTAGCCGAATCTGTTGCTGGGGCGATGACAATTAGGGCATTTGAACAGGAGGATAGATTCTTTGTGAAGAATCTCAAGCTAGTTGATATAAATGCTAGCCCCTTTTTCTACAACTTTGCAGCAAACGAGTGGTTGATTCAAAGGCTAGAAGTAATCAGTGCGACTGTTCTTGCCTCATCTGCACTTTGCATGGTTTTGCTTCCTCCCGGGACTTTTAGCTCAGGTTTGCTGCCTAAATTTATCTTTAAGACTGGGCTCCtgataaatttttgttttctaaaaatCATCCATAACGTTGCAGGCTTCATTGGGATGGCGTTATCTTATGGTCTATCGCTAAATATGTCCCTCGTCTTTTCTATCCAGAACCAGTGCACTATCGCAAACTATATCATTTCAGTGGAAAGACTAAAGCAATACATGCATGTACCAAGTGAAGCTCCTGAGATCATAGAAAAGAATCGCCCTCCAGTGAATTGGCCGACTAGGGGTAAAGTGGAGATTGAAGATTTGCAg ATCCGGTACAGGGAAGACACCCCACTTGTTCTACGTGGAATTAGTTGCACCTTTGAAGGAGGGCACAAGATTGGCATTGTAGGCAGGACTGGGAGCGGGAAGACCACACTTATCGGTGCTCTCTTTCGCCTCGTTGAGCCAGCAGGCGGCAGGATTGTGGTGGATGGAATCGACATATCTAAGATCGGGCTCCATGATTTGAGGTCTCGTTTCGGGGTTATACCACAAGATCCTACTCTTTTCAATGGAACAGTGCGATACAATCTAGACCCCCTCTCTCAGCATACTGACAACCAAATATGGGAG GTTCTTGAAAAGTGCCAACTAAAGGAGGCCGTGGAGGAAAAGGATAAAGGGCTCGACTCCTTGG TTTTGGAAGACGGATCAAACTGGAGTATGGGACAAAGACAGTTGTTTTGTCTTGGCCGTGCTTTGTTAAGGAAAAGCAAGATTTTGGTGCTAGACGAAGCCACTGCATCAATTGACAACGCCACAGACATGATTCTGCAGAAAACAATCAGAACAGAATTCGCCGATTGTACTGTGATCACAGTTGCCCATAGAATACCCACAGTTATGGATTGTACAATGGTTCTTGCCATTAGTGATG GGAAACTAGTGGAATATGATGAACCGATGAAGTTGATGAAGAAAGAAGGTTCGTTGTATGGACAACTAGTGAAGGAGTATTGGTCTTATTACCAGTCTGCACAATCACATTGA